One stretch of Streptomyces hygroscopicus DNA includes these proteins:
- a CDS encoding flavin reductase, translated as MTVSTDRPATEPATAPTGADNGDILRRTLRRHAAGVTVITVPGPAGFTATSFTSVSLDPPLVSFYLGTAASTAGAVQRADRFAVHVLGAHNAALAGQFARSGTDRFAGVSWQDAGDGLPVLDGVPAWLTARVTRCEQVGDHLLVIGEVQSGGGPAEGPALVHHDGAFATAVSLTSSTAM; from the coding sequence ATGACCGTGTCCACCGACCGCCCCGCCACCGAACCGGCGACCGCCCCCACAGGAGCCGACAACGGCGACATACTGCGCCGCACGCTGCGCAGGCACGCGGCCGGCGTCACGGTCATCACCGTGCCGGGGCCCGCCGGGTTCACCGCGACCTCGTTCACCTCGGTCTCACTCGACCCGCCCCTGGTCTCGTTCTACCTCGGCACCGCCGCCTCGACCGCCGGCGCCGTCCAGCGCGCGGACCGCTTCGCCGTCCATGTGCTGGGCGCCCACAACGCCGCGCTCGCGGGGCAGTTCGCCCGCAGTGGCACCGACCGCTTCGCGGGTGTCTCCTGGCAGGACGCGGGCGACGGCCTCCCCGTGCTGGACGGTGTACCGGCCTGGCTCACCGCCCGCGTGACCCGGTGTGAGCAGGTCGGCGACCATCTTCTCGTGATCGGCGAGGTGCAGTCCGGAGGCGGTCCCGCCGAGGGGCCCGCCCTCGTCCACCACGACGGCGCGTTCGCCACCGCCGTCAGCCTCACGTCGTCGACCGCCATGTGA
- a CDS encoding luciferase has translation MPLTSKPLRKLGFLTIGLFDEADPHRGHESTLQIIEMGERLGFDSAWVRHRHLQYGISSPMAVLAAASQRTSRIELGTAVIPVGWENPLRLAEDLATVDILSRGRLNPGVSVGPPNHYDQVKGALYPDTADLEDFGHERVRRLLDFVRGEPVTDFSGVEGFEVFSDRVQPHSPGLGRRMWYGGGSLRSAQWAGEHGMNLLTSSVVKAEESEDFAEIQLSHIRTFRAHHPDGDRARVSQGLVVIPTDTASPDQRAKYEQYALRRLPRTATPQGPARMMFAPDLVGTSEEIAERLASHAAFREVDEVAFALPFTFDHEDYVQILTDIATRLGPALGWQAAP, from the coding sequence ATGCCGCTGACCTCGAAGCCCCTACGGAAGCTGGGTTTCCTGACCATAGGGCTGTTCGACGAGGCCGACCCTCACCGGGGCCATGAGTCGACACTGCAGATCATCGAGATGGGCGAACGGCTGGGCTTCGACAGCGCCTGGGTGCGCCACCGGCATCTGCAATACGGCATCTCCTCCCCGATGGCCGTGCTGGCGGCGGCTTCGCAGCGCACCAGCCGCATCGAGCTGGGCACCGCGGTCATACCCGTGGGATGGGAGAACCCGCTGCGGCTGGCCGAGGACCTGGCGACAGTCGACATCCTGTCCCGGGGCCGCCTCAACCCGGGGGTCAGTGTCGGTCCGCCGAACCACTACGACCAGGTCAAGGGCGCGCTCTACCCCGACACCGCCGACCTCGAGGACTTCGGCCACGAGCGGGTGCGACGGCTGCTGGACTTCGTACGCGGCGAACCGGTCACCGACTTCAGCGGTGTCGAGGGCTTCGAGGTGTTCTCCGACCGCGTGCAGCCGCACTCCCCGGGGCTCGGTCGCCGCATGTGGTACGGCGGTGGCAGCCTGCGGTCGGCCCAGTGGGCCGGTGAACACGGAATGAACCTGCTCACCAGCAGTGTCGTGAAGGCGGAGGAGTCCGAGGACTTCGCCGAGATCCAGCTCTCGCACATACGGACCTTCCGCGCCCACCACCCCGACGGCGACCGTGCCCGTGTCTCCCAGGGGCTTGTCGTCATCCCCACCGACACCGCCTCGCCGGACCAGCGCGCGAAGTATGAGCAGTACGCCCTGCGACGCCTGCCGCGCACCGCCACGCCCCAGGGACCGGCGCGCATGATGTTCGCGCCCGATCTCGTCGGCACCTCCGAGGAGATCGCCGAACGGCTCGCCTCCCACGCCGCTTTCCGGGAGGTCGACGAGGTGGCGTTCGCCCTGCCCTTCACCTTCGACCACGAGGACTACGTCCAGATCCTCACGGACATCGCCACCCGGCTCGGCCCGGCACTGGGCTGGCAGGCGGCCCCGTAG
- a CDS encoding beta-galactosidase, with protein MDPRPLNTPPLNTPPMDPPPLDPPPSYPRPMGLRPWESPELTSWRRLPMHAVDRGAGALSLDDDHWRFQLLPAPEVPPSEDWRHLKVPGAWTTQDTGDLPQYTNWRMPWPDVPPHSPAANPTGVHERDVDIPADWAGRRVILHVGAATSVLIAEVNGRAVGIGKDSHLASEFDITDAVRTGAANTVRLTVVKWSDASHIEDQDHWWHGGITRPVLLYATDPLHLADVRISAPADGRLRVEVQVRHADGPLPAGWRVSGHLDGVGELTPDEEYAAWCVREDRVSDFLGEARLLATVPDVRRWSAETPELYGLDIRLHRPDGSIADISRHRVGFRTVEIVGNDLLVNGERVFIRGVNRHDFHPLTGRTVTPGDMRADLETIKRFGFNAVRTAHYPNDPALLDLADELGLYLVDEADIESHDHAHEIADDPRYLGAFVDRVSRMVLRDKNHACVIVWSLGNESDYGANHDAAAGWLRRYDPTRPLQYEGAAKTDWSGADIASDILCPMYASLDEITAHAASGEQTKPLILCEYSHAMGNSNGTLADHWAAIETTPGLQGGFIWEFWDHGILQRRATGRPAGPAASGAYAHGVAADGYRWAYGGDFGDLPNDGAFCADGLVFPDRTPKPAMYEHREIAAPLRLTRSDPGRPPRVTNAQHFRDVSWLTAEWRLSVEDGGTRTAPAALPDLPPGASADLPLPHGLLAELPAAGAAGGGEAWLTLRVTTRHDEPWAPRGTEVCAPQIQVRERSAPAPLAAVSVAMSVAVSAHSPDVDAEGLLRHPLLTCPPALSLWRAPTDNDLLGGAADHWRALGLDRLVREPVSVDRTDGRVRVRSVYPTGAGPVEHQQVFGLLDDDGLLIEETAVLPEGLTDVARVGTVFETVAGLNHLQWYGQGPWETYPDRRTGGPVDHHRARVDSLFTPYLRPQESGGRSGVRRFALLSDTGTGLGVRLDAPRQVSVTRYRAADLAAASHHDELIPRPRCVVQLDAAHRGLGTASCGPDTLPRYRLGPGTYHWSWVLRPL; from the coding sequence ATGGATCCGCGTCCGCTGAACACGCCTCCGCTCAACACGCCTCCGATGGACCCGCCTCCGTTGGACCCGCCTCCTTCTTATCCGCGCCCGATGGGCCTGCGTCCCTGGGAGTCGCCCGAACTCACCTCCTGGCGACGGCTGCCGATGCACGCCGTGGACCGCGGCGCGGGCGCCCTCTCGCTGGACGACGACCACTGGCGCTTCCAGCTGCTGCCCGCGCCGGAGGTGCCCCCGTCCGAGGACTGGCGGCATCTGAAGGTGCCCGGCGCCTGGACCACTCAGGACACCGGCGACCTGCCGCAGTACACCAACTGGCGGATGCCCTGGCCCGACGTCCCGCCGCACTCCCCCGCCGCCAACCCCACCGGCGTACACGAGCGCGACGTCGACATCCCGGCCGACTGGGCCGGGCGCCGCGTCATCCTGCACGTCGGCGCCGCGACCAGCGTGCTGATCGCCGAGGTGAACGGCCGGGCCGTGGGCATCGGCAAGGACTCGCATCTCGCGTCCGAGTTCGACATCACCGACGCGGTACGGACCGGGGCGGCCAACACCGTACGGCTGACCGTGGTCAAGTGGTCCGACGCCTCGCATATCGAGGACCAGGACCACTGGTGGCACGGCGGCATCACCCGCCCCGTCCTCCTCTACGCCACCGATCCGCTGCATCTGGCCGACGTGAGGATCAGCGCCCCCGCCGACGGACGGCTGCGCGTGGAGGTCCAGGTGCGCCACGCGGACGGGCCACTGCCCGCGGGCTGGCGCGTATCCGGACACCTCGACGGGGTCGGCGAACTCACCCCCGACGAGGAGTACGCCGCCTGGTGCGTCCGGGAGGACCGGGTCTCGGACTTCCTCGGCGAGGCGCGCCTCCTCGCGACCGTGCCCGACGTACGCCGCTGGTCCGCCGAGACGCCCGAGCTGTACGGGCTCGACATCCGGCTGCACCGCCCCGACGGATCCATCGCCGACATCTCCCGCCACCGCGTGGGCTTCCGCACCGTCGAGATCGTGGGCAACGACCTGCTGGTCAACGGCGAGCGCGTCTTCATCCGGGGCGTCAACCGGCACGACTTCCACCCGCTCACCGGCCGCACCGTCACCCCGGGCGACATGCGCGCCGACCTGGAGACCATCAAGCGCTTCGGCTTCAACGCCGTCCGCACCGCGCACTACCCGAACGACCCCGCGCTGCTGGACCTCGCCGACGAGCTGGGCCTCTACCTTGTCGACGAGGCCGACATCGAAAGCCACGACCACGCCCACGAGATCGCCGACGACCCCCGCTATCTGGGCGCGTTCGTGGACCGGGTCTCGCGCATGGTCCTGCGGGACAAGAACCACGCGTGCGTCATCGTGTGGTCGCTGGGCAACGAGAGCGACTACGGCGCGAACCACGACGCGGCGGCGGGCTGGCTGCGCCGCTACGACCCGACCCGCCCGCTGCAGTACGAGGGGGCGGCCAAGACCGACTGGTCCGGGGCGGACATCGCCTCCGACATCCTCTGCCCGATGTACGCGTCACTGGACGAGATCACCGCGCACGCCGCGTCCGGGGAGCAGACCAAGCCGCTCATCCTGTGCGAGTACTCGCACGCCATGGGCAACAGCAACGGCACCCTCGCCGACCACTGGGCGGCCATCGAGACCACCCCGGGTCTCCAGGGCGGCTTCATCTGGGAGTTCTGGGACCACGGCATCCTCCAGCGCCGGGCCACGGGCCGCCCCGCCGGCCCTGCCGCGTCCGGCGCCTACGCCCACGGGGTGGCGGCCGACGGCTATCGCTGGGCGTACGGCGGGGACTTCGGCGATCTGCCGAACGACGGCGCGTTCTGCGCGGACGGTCTGGTCTTCCCCGACCGCACCCCGAAACCCGCCATGTACGAGCATCGCGAGATCGCCGCCCCGCTGCGGCTGACGCGGAGCGATCCTGGCCGCCCGCCGCGCGTCACCAACGCCCAGCACTTCCGCGATGTGTCCTGGCTGACGGCCGAGTGGCGGCTGTCCGTCGAGGACGGCGGCACCCGCACCGCCCCGGCCGCACTGCCCGACCTCCCGCCCGGGGCTTCGGCGGACCTGCCCCTGCCGCACGGGCTGCTGGCCGAACTGCCCGCCGCGGGCGCCGCCGGCGGCGGCGAGGCATGGCTGACGCTGCGGGTGACCACCCGCCATGACGAGCCCTGGGCGCCGCGCGGCACCGAGGTGTGCGCACCCCAGATCCAGGTGCGCGAACGATCCGCCCCGGCGCCACTGGCGGCGGTGTCCGTGGCGATGTCCGTGGCGGTGTCCGCCCACTCCCCCGACGTCGACGCGGAAGGGCTGTTGCGCCATCCGCTGCTGACCTGCCCGCCCGCCTTGAGCCTGTGGCGGGCGCCCACCGACAACGATCTGCTGGGCGGCGCCGCGGACCACTGGCGCGCGCTGGGCCTCGACCGGCTCGTCCGCGAACCCGTCTCCGTCGACCGGACGGACGGCCGCGTCCGCGTGCGCTCCGTCTACCCGACCGGCGCCGGGCCCGTCGAGCACCAGCAGGTCTTCGGCCTCCTCGATGACGACGGCCTGCTGATCGAGGAGACCGCCGTCCTCCCCGAGGGGCTGACCGACGTCGCGCGCGTGGGCACGGTCTTCGAGACGGTGGCCGGGCTGAACCACCTTCAGTGGTACGGCCAGGGCCCCTGGGAGACCTACCCGGACCGGCGGACGGGCGGCCCGGTGGACCACCACCGGGCCCGCGTGGACAGCCTGTTCACCCCTTATCTGCGCCCCCAGGAGAGCGGCGGCCGGTCCGGCGTACGCCGCTTCGCGCTGCTGTCGGACACCGGCACCGGTCTCGGCGTACGGCTGGACGCGCCCCGCCAGGTCTCGGTCACCCGGTACCGCGCGGCCGACCTCGCGGCCGCCTCCCACCACGACGAGCTGATCCCCAGGCCGCGGTGCGTGGTCCAGCTCGACGCCGCCCACCGCGGCCTGGGCACCGCGTCCTGTGGCCCGGACACCCTCCCGCGCTACCGGCTGGGCCCCGGCACATACCACTGGTCATGGGTGCTGCGCCCACTGTGA
- a CDS encoding sugar ABC transporter permease yields MKGMKGTRARGLTLHISLIAGVLVSLFPFYWTIVMSTHSSTEIFQYPPKLLPGSHFDENVHHLFQKIDFFGSMFNTLVVAVSVTFLVLFFDSLAAFVFAKFHFPGRRALFVIMMGIFMVPAQLQAIPQFVIMAKLGWIGSLTSLVIPAAANAFGIFWMRQYMKGSIHDELMDSSRLDGCGFLRQYWHVALPVVRPGLAFLGIFTFMAQWNDYAWPLIALINPDHVTLQVALSQLNSVNGTTDYGMVMAGALLALIPLLVVFFIGARQIMADLAKGAIR; encoded by the coding sequence GTGAAAGGCATGAAGGGTACCCGCGCCAGAGGGCTGACCCTGCACATCTCACTGATCGCCGGTGTGCTCGTCTCGCTCTTCCCGTTCTACTGGACCATCGTGATGTCGACCCATTCTTCGACGGAGATCTTCCAGTACCCGCCGAAGCTGCTGCCGGGCTCGCACTTCGACGAGAACGTCCACCATCTCTTCCAGAAGATCGACTTCTTCGGGTCGATGTTCAACACCCTGGTCGTCGCCGTCTCGGTGACCTTCCTCGTGCTGTTCTTCGACTCGCTCGCGGCCTTCGTCTTCGCGAAGTTCCACTTCCCGGGCCGCCGGGCGCTGTTCGTCATCATGATGGGCATCTTCATGGTGCCCGCCCAGCTCCAGGCCATCCCGCAGTTCGTGATCATGGCGAAGCTCGGCTGGATCGGCTCCCTCACCTCCCTCGTCATCCCGGCGGCCGCCAATGCCTTCGGGATCTTCTGGATGCGCCAGTACATGAAGGGCTCCATCCACGACGAACTCATGGACTCCTCCCGGCTGGACGGCTGCGGTTTCCTCCGCCAGTACTGGCACGTGGCGCTCCCCGTGGTCCGGCCCGGCCTCGCCTTCCTCGGCATCTTCACCTTCATGGCCCAGTGGAACGACTACGCCTGGCCGCTGATCGCCCTGATCAACCCGGACCATGTGACGCTCCAGGTCGCCCTCTCGCAGCTCAACAGCGTGAACGGCACCACCGACTACGGCATGGTGATGGCCGGCGCGCTGCTCGCCCTGATCCCGCTGCTCGTCGTGTTCTTCATCGGCGCCCGCCAGATCATGGCGGACCTCGCCAAGGGGGCCATCCGCTGA
- a CDS encoding cytochrome C biogenesis protein: protein MTGVGAAPTLGAPADDGVRSAAARRPKPRSVLGYWRLYLAISPFYLLFLCFGLIPVGFSLYLSFHRWDGLGSMEYAGLSQYRYLLSDSQFWNSLTNTLIIWAIATLPMLFIALVTAVMLNSAVRFKNFYRFAYFLPNVTSVVAVAIIFTSIFSTNFGLANAVLQGLGLDQVAWLNTDWGIKVSIAVLMTWQWTGYNALIFLAGLQTIPSELYEAARVDGAGPVQTFFRITVPMMRPIILFALVVSTVTGLQSFTEPQVLLANTNNTSTFAGGPGNSGQTMVLYFFQQSFDNNDFGYGAAIAWGIFLVVAIFSIVNWRLVQRGEK, encoded by the coding sequence ATGACCGGAGTAGGTGCCGCCCCCACGCTCGGCGCGCCGGCCGACGACGGTGTCAGATCCGCCGCCGCGCGCCGCCCGAAGCCCCGCTCCGTGCTCGGGTACTGGCGGCTGTATCTGGCGATCTCGCCCTTCTATCTGCTCTTCCTGTGCTTCGGCCTGATCCCGGTGGGCTTCTCGCTCTATCTGTCCTTCCACCGGTGGGACGGCCTCGGCTCGATGGAGTACGCGGGCCTGTCGCAGTACCGCTATCTCCTCAGCGATTCACAGTTCTGGAACTCCCTCACCAACACCCTGATCATCTGGGCGATCGCCACCTTGCCGATGCTGTTCATCGCGCTGGTGACCGCGGTGATGCTCAACTCCGCGGTACGGTTCAAGAACTTCTACCGCTTCGCGTACTTCCTTCCGAACGTCACCTCGGTCGTCGCCGTGGCGATCATCTTCACCTCGATCTTCTCCACCAACTTCGGCCTCGCGAACGCGGTGTTGCAGGGACTCGGGCTCGATCAAGTGGCCTGGCTGAACACGGACTGGGGCATCAAGGTCTCCATTGCCGTGCTGATGACCTGGCAGTGGACCGGCTACAACGCGCTGATCTTCCTCGCCGGGCTCCAGACCATTCCGAGCGAGCTCTACGAGGCCGCCCGCGTCGACGGCGCCGGGCCCGTGCAGACCTTCTTCCGGATCACCGTGCCGATGATGCGGCCGATCATCCTCTTCGCGCTGGTCGTCTCGACCGTCACCGGACTGCAGAGCTTCACCGAGCCGCAGGTGCTGCTGGCCAACACCAACAACACCTCCACCTTCGCGGGCGGCCCCGGCAACTCCGGCCAGACGATGGTCCTCTATTTCTTCCAGCAGAGCTTCGACAACAACGACTTCGGCTACGGCGCGGCCATCGCCTGGGGCATCTTCCTGGTCGTCGCCATCTTCTCGATCGTCAACTGGCGCCTGGTACAGCGCGGGGAAAAGTAG
- a CDS encoding sugar ABC transporter substrate-binding protein: MHLSRRALLYAGLATTATAALGGTTAGCSVPNGSTGRNMTLWYWTGGLSDKVVADAKKRFTDVSLKPAQIGGYFKSKLLTTMTGRAYIPDITGLKGEDMASYLPNAEQFIDLRTLGAEKLKDQYLPWKWAEGIAPDGSVIGFPIDTGPVAHYFMPEVFDRAGLPTDPADVGKEMDTWEKYLAAGERLKKKVRGAHMVIDALTIYQYMIAQGTLRYVDEERRFIGDHGHVRRAWNMAIDAYERGLCSRYQSGTPDANAAIENGLLPSQIGASWVAGDLKLSVPKTKGKWRVAALPGGPANNGGSFLAITKSCRKPELAFEIVTWLLNADNQTRGFTDATLFPSTPASYQHKAMRAPDPFFGGQATIDVFGPTAEKIPIAYHSPYDYPLDQAVSDELRNVNALGKDPRRAWKDAMAKCRRIADHLGVLT, encoded by the coding sequence GTGCACCTCTCGCGAAGAGCACTGCTGTACGCGGGCCTCGCCACCACGGCGACCGCGGCGCTCGGCGGCACCACGGCAGGCTGCTCGGTACCGAACGGATCGACCGGCCGGAACATGACCCTCTGGTACTGGACCGGCGGGCTGAGCGACAAGGTCGTGGCGGACGCCAAGAAGCGCTTCACCGATGTCTCGCTCAAACCCGCCCAGATCGGCGGCTACTTCAAATCCAAACTGCTGACCACGATGACCGGGCGCGCCTACATACCCGACATCACCGGTCTCAAGGGCGAGGACATGGCCTCGTACCTTCCCAACGCGGAGCAGTTCATCGACCTGCGCACGCTCGGCGCGGAGAAGCTGAAGGACCAGTACCTGCCCTGGAAGTGGGCCGAGGGCATCGCTCCGGACGGCAGCGTGATCGGCTTTCCCATCGACACCGGCCCGGTCGCCCACTACTTCATGCCCGAGGTGTTCGACCGGGCGGGGCTGCCGACCGATCCGGCGGACGTCGGCAAGGAGATGGACACCTGGGAGAAGTACCTGGCGGCCGGTGAGCGGCTGAAGAAGAAGGTCCGCGGCGCGCATATGGTCATCGACGCGCTCACCATCTACCAGTACATGATCGCGCAGGGCACCCTGCGGTACGTCGATGAGGAACGGCGCTTCATCGGCGACCACGGGCATGTGCGCCGCGCCTGGAACATGGCGATCGACGCGTACGAGCGCGGCCTGTGCTCCCGGTACCAGTCCGGCACCCCGGACGCCAACGCGGCCATCGAGAACGGCCTGCTGCCCAGCCAGATCGGCGCCTCCTGGGTGGCCGGCGACCTCAAGCTGAGCGTGCCCAAGACCAAGGGGAAGTGGCGGGTGGCCGCCCTGCCCGGCGGCCCGGCCAACAACGGCGGCTCCTTCCTGGCGATCACCAAGTCCTGCCGGAAGCCCGAGCTGGCCTTCGAGATCGTCACCTGGCTGCTGAACGCGGACAACCAGACCCGCGGTTTCACCGACGCCACGCTCTTCCCGTCCACCCCCGCCTCGTACCAGCACAAGGCGATGCGCGCGCCGGACCCGTTCTTCGGCGGCCAGGCCACCATCGATGTCTTCGGCCCCACGGCCGAGAAGATCCCGATCGCCTACCACAGCCCGTACGACTACCCCCTGGACCAAGCGGTCTCCGACGAACTGCGCAATGTGAACGCCCTGGGCAAGGATCCCCGCCGGGCGTGGAAGGACGCCATGGCCAAGTGCCGGCGCATAGCGGACCACCTGGGAGTGCTGACATGA